Below is a window of bacterium DNA.
GCCGCAGAGGAACAGACCCAGCACGAGGCCCTTCCACGCGAAGTCCCGTTGCAGCCGGAAAGCCCGCGGCCAGACCAGCAGAGCGAACAATCCCGCCGCCAGAGCAAATCGAAGCGTGACAAAGACCAAAGGAGAAGCCGAGGCGAGCGCCGCCTGCACCAGAGGAAAGGTCAGACCCCAGACAGCGGTGAGTGCGAAGAGGATCAGATAGGCGGCGGTCACACGGTCTAAGATAATGAATTCTCTCAAAAAGTGCAAAGCAAGTGCGGCCACACACGACAGGGCGACCACA
It encodes the following:
- a CDS encoding EamA family transporter; translated protein: MTAAYLILFALTAVWGLTFPLVQAALASASPLVFVTLRFALAAGLFALLVWPRAFRLQRDFAWKGLVLGLFLCGGYAFQTIGLAHTTAARSGFLTGTLVPMTPLMDRRVPRLRRNRYHGPAAGGRTESR